In the genome of Vibrio sp. NTOU-M3, one region contains:
- the glpD gene encoding glycerol-3-phosphate dehydrogenase: MDTKTERSDSRLLDLIIIGGGINGAGIAADAAGRGLTVGLYEAQDFASATSSASSKLIHGGLRYLEHYEFRLVSEALAEREVILKKAPHVAQPMRFRLPHRPYLRPAWMIRCGLFLYDHLGKRTTLPASHMVNLAQTGLLKEEMKVGFEYSDCWVDDARLVLLNILAAKENGAEVSNYTKVTHASRENGVWRVIIEDQITGVRYERYAKALVNAAGPWVKQFFDDGMNIPSPRNIRLIKGSHIVVPKVHDDEQAYILQNKDGRIVFVIPYMKEFSIIGTTDVEYNGDPRDVAINEEEVDYLIDIVNQHFIHQISRDDVVWTYSGVRPLCDDESDSPQAITRDYTLELDQEYDQAPLLSIFGGKLTTYRKLGEAAMKKLEPFFTKMGKPWTATDSLPGGNFSCSREQLAQSLKAQYPWLSDKHAFRYVCQFGTYARKVLANTHSEMDMGTRFADGVYQQEIDYMIEHELVKNGQDLLWRRTKLGLYLTQEEQQHVCDYIAQQHPENKVLDFCKVS, translated from the coding sequence ATGGATACCAAAACAGAACGCAGTGATTCTCGCTTGCTAGATTTGATCATCATTGGTGGTGGTATTAATGGTGCTGGGATCGCAGCAGATGCTGCAGGCCGTGGCTTAACCGTAGGGCTTTACGAAGCTCAAGATTTCGCATCCGCAACCTCTTCTGCCAGTTCAAAATTAATTCATGGTGGCTTGCGTTATCTCGAGCATTATGAATTTCGCTTGGTTTCGGAAGCGCTTGCTGAACGTGAAGTGATCCTCAAGAAAGCACCGCATGTCGCTCAGCCGATGCGTTTTCGCCTTCCACATCGCCCTTATCTTCGCCCTGCTTGGATGATCCGTTGCGGGTTGTTCTTGTATGATCACTTAGGCAAGCGTACAACCTTGCCTGCAAGCCACATGGTGAACTTGGCGCAAACTGGTCTACTCAAAGAAGAGATGAAAGTAGGTTTTGAGTATTCAGATTGCTGGGTAGATGATGCACGTTTAGTGTTGCTCAACATTTTAGCCGCCAAAGAAAACGGGGCTGAAGTAAGCAACTACACCAAAGTAACCCATGCTAGCCGTGAAAATGGAGTATGGCGCGTCATTATTGAAGATCAGATCACTGGAGTTCGCTATGAGCGCTACGCCAAAGCTTTGGTCAATGCGGCCGGCCCATGGGTGAAACAGTTCTTTGACGACGGAATGAATATCCCATCACCACGTAATATTCGTTTGATCAAAGGCTCGCACATTGTGGTTCCAAAAGTACACGATGACGAACAAGCCTACATTCTACAAAACAAAGATGGCCGTATCGTCTTTGTGATCCCTTATATGAAAGAGTTTTCGATCATTGGTACGACCGATGTCGAATACAACGGCGATCCACGCGATGTCGCCATCAACGAGGAAGAAGTCGATTACTTGATTGATATCGTCAATCAACACTTTATCCATCAAATCAGCCGTGATGATGTGGTCTGGACATACAGCGGTGTTCGTCCTTTATGTGATGATGAATCGGATTCACCACAAGCGATTACCCGTGATTACACCTTAGAGTTAGATCAGGAATACGATCAAGCCCCATTACTCTCAATATTTGGTGGAAAGCTCACGACCTATCGTAAATTGGGTGAAGCCGCGATGAAGAAGTTGGAGCCTTTCTTTACCAAGATGGGGAAACCTTGGACAGCAACAGATAGTTTACCCGGCGGTAACTTCAGTTGCAGCCGCGAGCAATTGGCTCAATCACTTAAAGCTCAATACCCATGGCTCAGTGATAAACACGCTTTTCGTTATGTGTGCCAATTTGGTACCTACGCAAGGAAAGTATTAGCAAACACCCATTCAGAAATGGACATGGGAACGCGTTTTGCTGATGGGGTTTATCAACAAGAAATCGACTATATGATTGAGCATGAACTGGTTAAAAACGGGCAGGACTTACTGTGGCGCCGGACCAAACTAGGTCTCTATCTAACCCAAGAAGAGCAGCAACATGTGTGTGACTACATCGCCCAGCAGCATCCAGAAAACAAAGTCTTGG
- the glpK gene encoding glycerol kinase GlpK: MNEQKYIVALDQGTTSSRAVVLDHDANIVSVAQREFTQIYPEAGWVEHDPLEIYATQSSTLVEALGKSGIRSDEVAAIGITNQRETTIVWNKETGKPVYNAIVWQCRRTAEICEELKARGLEDYIRENTGLVLDPYFSGTKVKWILDNVEGAREEAEAGKLLFGTVDTWLVWKMTQGRVHVTDYTNASRTMLFNINNLCWDEKLLAEMGIPASMMPEVKRSSEVYGQTNIGGKGGTRIPISGIAGDQQAALFGQMCVQAGQAKNTYGTGCFLLMNTGQEKVTSKNGLLTTLACGPQGEPAYALEGAVFMGGASIQWLRDEMKLLADAKDSEYFATKVDSSNGVYVVPAFTGLGAPYWDAYARGTIVGLTRGVNSNHIIRATLEGIAYQTRDVLDAMQADSGIKLSALRVDGGAVANNFLMQFQSDVLDTEVHRPKVTEVTALGAAYLAGIAVGFWNSIDELQGKAELDRSFQPHHDEEKRERRYKGWKRAVKCAQTWAELRDSED, encoded by the coding sequence ATGAACGAGCAAAAATACATTGTCGCACTGGATCAAGGCACCACCAGTTCACGCGCCGTCGTTCTGGACCATGATGCCAATATTGTCAGTGTTGCTCAGCGCGAGTTTACCCAAATCTATCCAGAAGCTGGATGGGTTGAACATGATCCACTCGAGATTTATGCAACGCAAAGCTCTACGTTGGTCGAAGCATTAGGTAAATCAGGTATTCGTAGCGATGAAGTGGCCGCTATTGGCATCACTAACCAACGTGAAACCACCATTGTGTGGAACAAAGAAACAGGCAAACCCGTATACAACGCCATTGTCTGGCAATGTCGTCGTACTGCAGAGATCTGTGAAGAGCTGAAAGCACGCGGTTTGGAAGATTACATTCGCGAAAATACTGGATTGGTATTAGACCCCTACTTCTCAGGAACAAAAGTGAAGTGGATTCTCGACAACGTTGAAGGAGCACGCGAAGAAGCGGAAGCGGGCAAATTGCTCTTTGGTACCGTCGATACTTGGTTGGTCTGGAAAATGACCCAAGGCCGCGTACACGTTACTGACTACACCAATGCATCACGAACCATGCTGTTTAACATTAACAACCTATGCTGGGATGAAAAACTGCTGGCAGAAATGGGGATTCCCGCGTCAATGATGCCAGAGGTTAAACGCTCATCTGAAGTGTATGGTCAAACCAACATCGGTGGTAAAGGCGGGACACGTATCCCAATTTCTGGTATTGCAGGGGATCAGCAAGCCGCGCTCTTTGGCCAAATGTGTGTCCAAGCCGGTCAAGCAAAAAATACTTACGGTACTGGCTGTTTCCTATTGATGAATACGGGCCAAGAGAAAGTCACATCGAAGAATGGTTTGCTCACCACACTCGCATGTGGGCCGCAAGGTGAACCAGCTTACGCATTAGAAGGGGCAGTCTTTATGGGCGGCGCTTCAATCCAGTGGCTGCGTGATGAAATGAAACTCTTAGCCGACGCGAAAGATTCTGAGTATTTCGCGACCAAAGTAGATTCTTCCAATGGCGTGTACGTTGTTCCTGCATTCACTGGACTTGGCGCACCATATTGGGATGCCTATGCTCGCGGTACCATTGTTGGCTTAACTCGTGGCGTTAACTCCAACCACATCATCCGTGCAACCTTGGAAGGCATTGCGTATCAAACACGAGATGTGCTGGATGCGATGCAAGCCGACTCGGGAATTAAGCTATCCGCACTTCGCGTGGACGGTGGAGCCGTAGCTAATAACTTCTTAATGCAGTTCCAATCCGATGTTCTTGATACCGAAGTGCATCGCCCGAAAGTGACCGAAGTGACCGCACTAGGGGCCGCTTATCTTGCGGGAATTGCGGTTGGTTTTTGGAATAGCATTGATGAGCTTCAAGGCAAAGCTGAGCTGGATCGTTCGTTCCAACCACATCACGACGAAGAGAAACGTGAGCGCCGCTACAAAGGCTGGAAGCGTGCAGTGAAGTGTGCGCAAACATGGGCAGAGCTGCGCGATAGCGAAGACTAA
- a CDS encoding DeoR/GlpR family transcriptional regulator, which translates to MKQIPRHQEIIELVKKQGYVSTDELVERFNVSPQTIRRDLNELADENKIRRYHGGATVPLSSENTSYSTRKSQNFTEKDLIAEELVKHIPNGATLFIDIGTTPEAVARALCKHHKQLRVVTNNLNAATILLPNPDITVILAGGEVRNRDGGIVGEATLDFIKQFRLDFGILGISGIDFDGSLLDFDYHEVRVKQAIIENSRSVFLAVDRSKFGRNAMVKLGNIAQIHTLFTDEEPPAEIMAILDEHNIPVETLTEERALTAASNE; encoded by the coding sequence GTGAAGCAAATACCAAGACATCAAGAAATTATCGAATTGGTGAAAAAACAAGGATATGTGAGCACCGATGAGCTAGTCGAACGCTTTAATGTCAGTCCACAAACCATCCGTCGCGATCTAAACGAACTCGCTGATGAAAATAAAATTCGCCGCTATCATGGTGGTGCTACGGTTCCTCTCAGTTCAGAGAACACATCCTACAGCACGCGAAAGTCACAAAACTTTACTGAGAAAGACCTCATCGCAGAAGAGTTGGTCAAACACATTCCAAATGGCGCAACGCTATTTATTGACATCGGCACCACTCCAGAAGCAGTCGCACGTGCTTTGTGCAAGCACCACAAACAGTTGCGGGTGGTTACCAACAACCTCAATGCTGCAACAATTTTACTGCCCAATCCCGACATTACCGTCATTCTTGCCGGGGGAGAGGTCCGAAATCGCGATGGCGGCATTGTTGGCGAAGCGACATTAGATTTCATTAAGCAATTCCGCTTGGATTTCGGCATTCTAGGGATCAGCGGTATCGACTTTGACGGGTCATTATTGGATTTCGATTATCACGAAGTACGGGTAAAACAAGCCATTATTGAAAACAGTCGCAGCGTTTTTCTTGCCGTTGACCGTTCAAAGTTCGGTCGAAATGCAATGGTGAAGCTCGGAAATATTGCCCAGATCCACACTCTGTTCACCGACGAGGAGCCACCTGCTGAGATCATGGCAATTCTTGACGAGCACAATATCCCGGTGGAAACCTTGACCGAAGAACGAGCACTCACTGCCGCATCAAACGAATAA